The nucleotide window CCGTCACTGCAGATTTTCGTGAATTGGACGGACGATGTGGCAGTCCCGGATGTTGAATACGGGTCACTCCTTTGTTACCAACAACGCATTTCATTGTTATTGATTATCATTATCAATTAGTGATCATTATAAAATCTTAATTCAGGCCCGTACATGGCATAAATTAAGATTTCGGGAATGGACATTTTTTAGATTACAGAAATGAAGGTTTGTTCGTCAACATAGAGAGCGCTTCATCCAGCTGGATGTTAATGGAATATGGGGCATACACAACCCATGAGTTCCAATCGATAAAATGAACCCTTCCGGTTTTTACGGCAGGATGGCTGTTCCACAGTGGATTCGAAGCCATCTCTTTCAACAGTGTTGCCTTTTCATGCACGGAGTTAATCGCCAGTACCAGCACATCCGCCTCCAATCCGTCCCATTCTCCTGGTGTAAAAGGCAGCCAGTTTAATCCGACGCCGGGTGATTTGCCAGCCAGTTCGGTCTGAATCCGCTGAGGAGCGGCCAGTTGCAAGGTACGGTAAAAGACGTGTCCGAAGTTGCGATGACTGTACATCCGTGGACCTTTAGGGGTCAACGTGCCAACGGCAACGGTGATGTCGCCGATGAATTCCTTGATTTTTTTGCGTGCCCGCTCTGCCTTGCGTTCATGTCGATCCAGCCACTCTTTCGCTGCCTGGGTGCGATCCACGATGGATGCAATCTTCTGCAGATGACCGAAGACGTCTGTCTGGTTCCAGGGAATGGTGATAATTGGGGCGACATCGCCGATATGCTCCATGGCTTTCGCAGCTGCATTATCCTTGGTCAGAACCAACTCGGGATTCACATCAAGGAAGGCCTGACGACCTTGTTCCCAAGGTTCATAGGCGTGGAAGGGTAACGTGAGCGATTTGGGCATATGAGGCAGGTGACCCTGGATCTGAGCTGCACATGGCGTGATACCAAGTGTCATGAGGTGGTCCGTGTAAGGATAAGAGAGCGACACGATGTTCCGGTGCACCTGCTTTGAATAGGAAGTTGGCGCATAACCGGCATGGTTTCGGAAACGCCGGCTGAAATAGAATTCGTCACGGTATCCCACTTCGCGAGCCACATCACGGATACGCAGGTCGGAAGTGAGCAGTAATTCTTTGGCCCGGTTCATGCGCAGATGGGTGATGTATTCAATGGGATTCTTCTGCATGCGGCTCTTGAACAGCTGTGAGTAATAGGAAGGATGCATGCCTGCCAGTTCTGCCAGCGTCTCCAGCTTGATCTCGTGCATGTAGTTTTCCCGCATATATTGCAGGGTTGACCGGAGCCACTGTTCGGGTTCATCTTGTCCTGCCACTGTGTCAGTCAGGTCTTCTTGAGGCCAGAGCATGTGTAGCAGGTCCGTGAGGAGGAGCTGTGTTTTCAAGCTGGTGTGCGAACCGTCGTTGTTCAGTTGTGTAAGCTGTGCGGCAATCCGTTGTATGCCATAAAAGGGCCCTTGAATCCAGCCTGTAACAGGTGAGCTGAGTTCTCGTTCATAGATTCGTCTGGATGCCGTTTTCTCCGTAGCCCGAAACAGATCAAAATGAATGATATACAGTTCAATCTCATGGTCTTCATCACCAATCAGTTCAATTGAAGTGCCTGGAGTGCATAGACAAGCTGATTTGCGAACCACGTGAGATTCGGTCCCATTCATAGTCCGTGTGCCTGTGAATTTGTGCATATATATGAAGGTATGATGAGCTAACTCAGTTGTGGACCAGCTCCATTTCCCACGGGTTATAATATGTTCTGCCTGACGAAGTTCGATCAGGGTATCATTCAGAAAAGTATCCAGCTCCGTCCGGGTTGGAGATTCCTTTCCCTGGTTGGAGTTAGCCTGCTCATGCAATATCTGTGGAGCCATGCTGTTGTGGACGGTGCCAGGAATGGTAGTCATAGTGCTGCGGAACCTCCTCTCTTTGAACAGTTTAGGTAATGATTGAATCTGGAACGTACAATATTTTCAGATATTTTATAAAAAGCACTGAGGTATATGATCCCGTTATTCAGGTGTGATTGATAGTTTAACCAGATTGTCGCTAGTTACAAGTATGCTAAGGGACAAGAACTCTTGACCCTAGTCTGCTGATAATCTTAGCAAATCTACTGCAGAATTGAAATGTGTACAGATACGTTCGAGTCGCTAATAAGCTGATGAAGCCTGATGAGAGAACATATTCGAAATCGTTTTCTGACGTAAGCGTTTCTTTTTGGTAAAATAAAGGGGATAACATGTTGGCCTGATCTGAATCATGAACCTTTTCAACTCAATTTGCAGTAGGGAGGCTTTAATATGACAGAAGTAGTGGGACGGGACAAAGTACGCTGGGGCATTATGGGCACGGGATGGATTGCATCCCAGTTTGCAAAGGATTTGGGGCATGCGGGGAACGCGGAGAAAGCAGCGGTAGGTTCACGCACAGCGGGAAGCGCAGAGAAGTTTGCAGCTGAATATGGTTTTGCACGCGCTTACGGTTCGTATGATGAAATGTTGCAAGACCCTGAGGTAGATATTATCTATGTGGCAACACCTCATCCTTTACATAAGGAGAATGTAATGGCTTGTCTTGAGGCAGGCAAAGCGGTTCTCTGTGAAAAGCCGTTCACCATGAATGCGCGTCAGTTGGAGCAGCTGGTGGAGACTGCGCGGGAGCGCAAGCTTTTCCTGATGGAGGGCATGTGGACACGCTTCTTGCCACCCATTGAACAAGCCAGAGCATGGATTGCAGAAGGACGGATCGGTGAAGTTCGTTTGGTCCAGGCAGACTTTGGATTCCGTATCGGTTGGGAGCCGCAAGGACGTTTGCTTAACCCGGATCTGGGTGGCGGCGCTTTGCTGGATGCAGGGGTGTACCCGATCTCATTCGCATCGATGATCTTTGGCGAACAACCCCAGCATGTATGGAGTACGGCCAATATTGGTGAGACGGGCGTGGACGAGCAGTTTTCCGTGTTATTGTCCTATTCCGAGGGGCGTTCTGCATCACTAAGTGCTGCTATTCGTCTGAACCTCAGCAATGAAGCGGTCATATACGGTACGGAAGGCAAGATTCGTCTGCCTTTATTCTTGGCGGGCAAAGAAGCCCATCTGCATGTGAATGGTCAGGACGAGCCCGAGAAGTTCACGGATGATCGAACGTGCATTGGTTATGCTTTTGAGGCAGAAGAAGCGGGACGTTGTATCTTAGAAGGCCGCACGGAGAGCAATACCATTAAACTGGACGAATCCCTGGAAATCATGAAGTTGATGGACACCATTCGGGGCCAGTGGGGATTGCGTTACAAATCGGAGTAAACAGACAGGAGTTGGCGTGTGATGGTGAAGATTCTGATATCCGGGTTTGAACCGTTTGGCGGGGATGCGGTGAATCCAACGGGAGCGTTAATGGA belongs to Paenibacillus sp. FSL H8-0079 and includes:
- a CDS encoding Gfo/Idh/MocA family oxidoreductase, giving the protein MTEVVGRDKVRWGIMGTGWIASQFAKDLGHAGNAEKAAVGSRTAGSAEKFAAEYGFARAYGSYDEMLQDPEVDIIYVATPHPLHKENVMACLEAGKAVLCEKPFTMNARQLEQLVETARERKLFLMEGMWTRFLPPIEQARAWIAEGRIGEVRLVQADFGFRIGWEPQGRLLNPDLGGGALLDAGVYPISFASMIFGEQPQHVWSTANIGETGVDEQFSVLLSYSEGRSASLSAAIRLNLSNEAVIYGTEGKIRLPLFLAGKEAHLHVNGQDEPEKFTDDRTCIGYAFEAEEAGRCILEGRTESNTIKLDESLEIMKLMDTIRGQWGLRYKSE
- a CDS encoding AraC family transcriptional regulator, giving the protein MTTIPGTVHNSMAPQILHEQANSNQGKESPTRTELDTFLNDTLIELRQAEHIITRGKWSWSTTELAHHTFIYMHKFTGTRTMNGTESHVVRKSACLCTPGTSIELIGDEDHEIELYIIHFDLFRATEKTASRRIYERELSSPVTGWIQGPFYGIQRIAAQLTQLNNDGSHTSLKTQLLLTDLLHMLWPQEDLTDTVAGQDEPEQWLRSTLQYMRENYMHEIKLETLAELAGMHPSYYSQLFKSRMQKNPIEYITHLRMNRAKELLLTSDLRIRDVAREVGYRDEFYFSRRFRNHAGYAPTSYSKQVHRNIVSLSYPYTDHLMTLGITPCAAQIQGHLPHMPKSLTLPFHAYEPWEQGRQAFLDVNPELVLTKDNAAAKAMEHIGDVAPIITIPWNQTDVFGHLQKIASIVDRTQAAKEWLDRHERKAERARKKIKEFIGDITVAVGTLTPKGPRMYSHRNFGHVFYRTLQLAAPQRIQTELAGKSPGVGLNWLPFTPGEWDGLEADVLVLAINSVHEKATLLKEMASNPLWNSHPAVKTGRVHFIDWNSWVVYAPYSINIQLDEALSMLTNKPSFL